Proteins from a single region of Streptomyces vinaceus:
- a CDS encoding peroxidase family protein — MTDTTSTGPGEAPARTTPAAPELPAQAAGPGPAPAYGPPGLLERLGSAAFARVNRTREWHELPLPLGLLNLRVLRDDLRRKNLYDTFGAGGERRRRPTPALAPFRSYDGSGYDPYDEDMGRVGTRLDRNAPLHLVFPDSDEELMSPSPREISRQLLARKGFVPAPALNLLAAAWIQFENHGWANHGDNEEAEPFTVPLAEDDDWAEHGGTCPMRVNRTRPDPVAHTAADAPPTYENTVTHWWDGSQIYGSDEARCRALRTGEHGRLIVEDGRLPADPRPGRSCLDWTGMNSDYWAGLSLLHTLFAKEHNAICDYLRAHYPTWDDERLFHTARLVNTALMAKIHTVEWTPGILDTPVLRHAMDANWYGVLPRWVRRTYGRVGKGEMLSGILGSPTDHHAAPFSMTEEFVSAYRLHPLIPDELAVRDHRAGAVRATIGFDEMQGRATRSAVDAYGMVDLLYSFGTAHPGALVLHNHPDALRNLARLTGEHVDLGTVDILRDRERGIPRYNAYRQMLRKRPVTSFEELTGGHPGDTPLLKELYEGRLDRVDTLVGNLAEPRPTGFGFSDSLFRIFILMASRRLKSDRFFTTDYRPEVYTAEGLEWVDRGGMVSVLLRHHPELAPALDGVTNAFAPWRAL; from the coding sequence ATGACCGACACCACCTCCACCGGGCCGGGCGAGGCCCCGGCCCGGACGACCCCGGCCGCCCCGGAGCTTCCCGCCCAGGCCGCCGGCCCCGGCCCGGCCCCCGCGTACGGGCCGCCCGGGCTCCTCGAACGCCTCGGCTCGGCCGCTTTCGCCCGCGTCAACCGCACCCGCGAGTGGCACGAACTGCCGCTCCCGCTCGGGCTGCTGAACCTCCGGGTGCTCCGCGACGACCTGCGCCGCAAGAACCTGTACGACACCTTCGGCGCGGGCGGGGAGCGGCGCCGGCGTCCGACCCCGGCCCTCGCGCCCTTCCGCTCGTACGACGGCTCGGGCTACGACCCGTACGACGAGGACATGGGCCGCGTCGGCACCCGGCTCGACCGCAACGCCCCGCTGCACCTGGTCTTCCCGGACTCCGACGAGGAGCTGATGTCGCCGAGCCCGCGCGAGATCAGCAGGCAGCTGCTGGCCCGCAAGGGGTTCGTGCCCGCGCCCGCCCTCAACCTGCTGGCCGCCGCCTGGATCCAGTTCGAGAACCACGGCTGGGCCAACCACGGGGACAACGAGGAGGCCGAGCCCTTCACCGTCCCGCTCGCCGAGGACGACGACTGGGCCGAGCACGGCGGCACCTGCCCGATGCGCGTGAACCGCACCCGCCCCGACCCGGTCGCGCACACCGCGGCCGACGCGCCGCCCACGTACGAGAACACGGTCACCCACTGGTGGGACGGCTCGCAGATCTACGGCTCCGACGAGGCCCGCTGCCGGGCGCTGCGCACGGGCGAGCACGGACGGCTCATCGTGGAGGACGGCCGGCTGCCCGCGGACCCGCGGCCCGGCAGGTCCTGCCTGGACTGGACGGGCATGAACAGCGACTACTGGGCCGGTCTGTCGCTGCTGCACACGCTCTTCGCCAAGGAGCACAACGCGATCTGCGACTACCTGCGCGCCCACTACCCCACCTGGGACGACGAGCGCCTCTTCCACACGGCGCGGCTGGTCAACACGGCGCTGATGGCGAAGATCCACACGGTGGAGTGGACGCCGGGCATCCTCGACACCCCGGTCCTGCGGCACGCGATGGACGCCAACTGGTACGGGGTGCTGCCGCGCTGGGTCCGCCGGACGTACGGGCGCGTCGGCAAGGGCGAGATGCTCAGCGGCATCCTCGGCTCCCCCACCGATCACCACGCCGCGCCGTTCTCGATGACGGAGGAGTTCGTCTCCGCGTACCGCCTGCACCCGCTGATCCCCGACGAGCTGGCCGTACGGGACCACCGCGCGGGCGCGGTGCGCGCGACCATCGGCTTCGACGAGATGCAGGGCAGGGCCACCCGTTCGGCGGTCGACGCGTACGGCATGGTCGACCTCCTCTACAGCTTCGGCACGGCCCACCCCGGGGCCCTCGTCCTGCACAACCACCCCGACGCGCTGCGCAACCTGGCCCGGCTCACCGGCGAGCACGTCGACCTGGGCACGGTCGACATCCTGCGCGACCGCGAGCGCGGGATCCCGCGCTACAACGCGTACCGGCAGATGCTGCGCAAGCGCCCGGTCACCTCCTTCGAGGAGCTGACGGGCGGGCACCCGGGCGACACGCCGCTGCTGAAGGAGTTGTACGAGGGGCGGCTCGACCGGGTGGACACGCTGGTCGGCAATCTCGCCGAGCCGCGGCCGACCGGGTTCGGGTTCAGCGACTCCCTGTTCCGGATCTTCATCCTGATGGCGAGCAGGCGGCTGAAGAGCGACCGCTTCTTCACCACCGACTACCGGCCCGAGGTGTACACGGCGGAGGGCCTGGAGTGGGTGGACCGGGGCGGCATGGTGTCGGTGCTCCTGCGCCACCACCCCGAACTGGCCCCGGCGCTGGACGGCGTGACGAACGCCTTCGCCCCGTGGCGGGCCCTGTGA
- a CDS encoding cation diffusion facilitator family transporter — translation MGGWAPRSRPPFHPPVPPTRSSTFPFVLVGSEHAVSHHHEHHDGPLRARRRHRLAHRLGRLAHAFTPHGHEPAAKVDAAMETSRQGMRTLWQSLGVLGLTTAVQAGVVALSGSVALLGDTVHNAADALTAVPLGIAFVLGRRAANRRYTYGYGRAEDLAGIVVVLTIAASCAFAAYQAVDRLLDPREIGQLWAVAGAAVAGFLGNEWVARQRIRTGRRIGSAALVADGLHARTDGFTSLAVLLGAGGAAIGWRSADPVVGLLITAAILLVVRDAAREVCRRLMDSVDPALVDTAHEALLGVRGVRGTGQVRMRWIGHALRAEADIVVDPHLTVVQAHALAVEAEHALIHAVPRLTAATVHIDHTPGHEDPHAALAHHGGRAGRPLDRSASAAHMEWAVSRQGGVRDRREGAGDGDSF, via the coding sequence ATGGGCGGGTGGGCGCCGCGATCGCGCCCACCGTTCCACCCACCCGTTCCCCCCACCCGTTCCAGCACGTTCCCTTTCGTCCTCGTCGGAAGCGAGCACGCCGTGAGCCACCACCACGAGCACCACGACGGACCGCTGCGGGCGCGGCGGCGGCACCGGCTGGCGCACCGGCTGGGCCGTCTGGCGCACGCGTTCACCCCGCACGGACACGAGCCGGCGGCCAAGGTCGACGCGGCGATGGAGACCTCCCGGCAGGGCATGCGCACGCTGTGGCAGTCCCTGGGCGTCCTGGGCCTGACCACGGCCGTGCAGGCGGGCGTGGTCGCCCTGTCCGGGTCGGTGGCCCTGCTCGGCGACACCGTCCACAACGCGGCCGACGCACTGACGGCCGTGCCCCTGGGCATCGCGTTCGTCCTCGGCCGGCGCGCGGCGAACCGCCGCTACACGTACGGCTACGGCCGCGCCGAGGACCTGGCCGGCATCGTGGTCGTGCTCACCATCGCGGCCTCCTGCGCCTTCGCCGCGTACCAGGCCGTGGACCGGCTCCTGGACCCCCGCGAGATCGGGCAGCTCTGGGCGGTCGCGGGCGCCGCGGTGGCCGGCTTCCTCGGCAACGAGTGGGTGGCCCGGCAGCGGATCCGCACCGGCCGCCGGATCGGTTCCGCGGCGCTCGTCGCCGACGGACTGCACGCCCGTACGGACGGGTTCACCTCGCTGGCCGTCCTCCTCGGCGCGGGCGGCGCGGCGATCGGCTGGAGGAGCGCCGACCCGGTCGTCGGCCTGCTCATCACCGCGGCCATCCTGCTGGTGGTCCGCGACGCCGCGCGGGAGGTCTGCCGCCGGCTCATGGACTCGGTCGATCCTGCCCTCGTCGACACCGCGCACGAGGCACTGCTGGGGGTGCGGGGCGTACGGGGCACCGGGCAGGTCCGCATGCGGTGGATCGGGCACGCGCTGCGGGCGGAAGCGGACATCGTGGTCGATCCGCACCTGACGGTGGTCCAGGCGCACGCCCTCGCCGTCGAGGCCGAACACGCCCTGATCCACGCCGTCCCCCGGCTGACGGCGGCCACCGTGCACATCGACCACACCCCCGGCCACGAGGACCCGCACGCCGCCCTGGCCCACCACGGGGGCCGGGCGGGCCGACCCCTGGATCGGAGCGCGTCAGCGGCGCATATGGAGTGGGCCGTTTCCCGTCAAGGTGGCGTCAGGGACCGGCGCGAGGGTGCCGGGGACGGGGATAGCTTCTGA
- a CDS encoding SAV_915 family protein, with translation MCLFRYEDDPEPEERVPAGLLYVPVRPGRGAEAVIRLFRTPLGARTAVGFTRTDLLAATLGEGQGYIRLSQSVLRELCAPLGADLITVDPTLSAPAAAPAAPVAAAPLRPGRLPAQAA, from the coding sequence ATGTGTCTGTTCCGGTACGAAGACGATCCCGAGCCCGAGGAACGGGTCCCGGCCGGGCTCCTGTACGTGCCCGTCCGGCCGGGAAGGGGAGCGGAGGCGGTGATCCGCCTGTTCCGCACTCCGCTGGGCGCCCGTACGGCCGTCGGTTTCACGCGCACGGACCTGCTGGCCGCCACCCTCGGCGAGGGCCAGGGGTACATCCGGCTGTCTCAGTCGGTGCTGCGGGAGCTGTGCGCACCGCTCGGCGCGGACCTGATCACCGTCGACCCGACCCTTTCGGCGCCGGCGGCCGCTCCGGCGGCTCCCGTCGCCGCGGCGCCGCTGCGGCCGGGCCGGCTCCCGGCCCAGGCCGCCTGA
- the lysA gene encoding diaminopimelate decarboxylase: MTTVTVSELTAGAADELSVWPASTTRLPRGGLAVGGVPLTEIADRFDTPAYVLDEGEVRARCRTYRDAFPHAEVLYAAKAFLSRAMVHWVAEEGLGLDVCSAGELELAVTAGFPPERILLHGNAKSPRDIETALRLGVGRIVIDGPSEIARLAAAVGPGGHQKVLVRVVPGISAGGHEKIRTGTDGQKFGLSLTDGSAQHAVTRVLGQPQLELVGLHCHIGSQITEVKPYLTAVRRLVGLMARIRDAHGVTLPELDMGGGHGIAYCPGEPALDLTALAGRLRAELVESCAAAGLAVPRLAIEPGRAIAGPAGVALYRVLAVKRTGERVFVAVDGGMSDNPRPALYGVRYAPRLIGRTCAAAPCTATVVGRHCEAGDILAADVELPGDVHPGDLLAVPVAGAYQLSMASGYNLVGRPPVVAVDHGAARLLVRRETLDDFRRRDIGD, from the coding sequence ATGACCACCGTCACCGTGTCCGAGCTCACCGCGGGCGCCGCGGACGAGCTGTCCGTCTGGCCCGCTTCGACGACCCGGCTGCCGCGCGGCGGCCTCGCCGTCGGCGGGGTCCCGCTGACCGAGATCGCCGACCGCTTCGACACCCCGGCGTACGTACTGGACGAGGGCGAGGTACGGGCCCGCTGCCGCACCTACCGCGACGCCTTCCCCCACGCCGAAGTGCTCTACGCCGCCAAGGCCTTCCTCTCCCGCGCCATGGTCCACTGGGTCGCCGAGGAGGGCCTCGGGCTCGACGTCTGTTCGGCCGGCGAGCTCGAACTCGCCGTCACGGCCGGGTTCCCGCCGGAGCGCATCCTCCTGCACGGCAACGCCAAATCGCCCCGCGACATCGAAACCGCCCTGCGGCTCGGAGTCGGGCGGATCGTCATCGACGGTCCGTCCGAGATCGCCCGCCTGGCCGCGGCCGTCGGCCCGGGCGGACACCAGAAGGTCCTGGTCCGGGTCGTCCCCGGCATCTCGGCCGGCGGCCACGAGAAGATCCGTACCGGCACCGACGGACAGAAGTTCGGCCTGTCCCTCACCGACGGCTCCGCGCAGCACGCCGTCACCCGCGTCCTCGGCCAGCCGCAACTGGAACTCGTCGGCCTGCACTGCCACATCGGCTCGCAGATCACCGAAGTCAAGCCGTACCTGACGGCGGTGCGCCGCCTGGTCGGCCTGATGGCGCGGATCCGCGACGCCCACGGCGTCACGCTGCCCGAGCTCGACATGGGCGGCGGCCACGGCATCGCGTACTGCCCGGGCGAGCCCGCGCTCGACCTCACCGCCCTCGCCGGGCGGCTGCGCGCCGAGCTCGTCGAGAGCTGCGCGGCGGCGGGGCTGGCCGTGCCCCGGCTCGCCATCGAGCCGGGCCGGGCGATCGCGGGGCCCGCGGGCGTGGCCCTGTACCGGGTGCTCGCGGTGAAGCGCACCGGGGAGCGGGTGTTCGTGGCCGTGGACGGCGGTATGAGCGACAACCCCCGGCCCGCGCTGTACGGGGTGCGGTACGCGCCCCGCCTGATCGGCCGCACTTGCGCCGCCGCGCCCTGTACGGCCACGGTGGTGGGCCGGCACTGCGAGGCGGGCGACATCCTCGCCGCCGACGTCGAACTCCCGGGCGACGTCCACCCGGGAGACCTCCTGGCCGTGCCGGTGGCCGGGGCCTACCAGCTGTCCATGGCCTCCGGCTACAACCTGGTGGGCCGGCCCCCGGTCGTCGCCGTCGACCACGGCGCGGCCCGGCTCCTCGTGCGCCGGGAAACCCTGGACGACTTCCGCCGCCGCGACATCGGCGACTGA
- a CDS encoding FAD-dependent monooxygenase: protein MVHSAAAAADVLVAGAGPVGLTAAAELRRRGISCRIVDRLPARLPYAKAVGIQPRTLEIWDRMGFVRAALEAAVPMRGQLTYVNGVEQPRLDLVLPPEVPYRFAALPQYETERIIEGFLEGFGTQVERGSELVSFVQDADGVTCRLTTPAGDEEVRTRFLVGCDGAHSVVRKGLGLAFEGGAFPEEYMLADVELDWDLPYGYAVRAMHHDAGGAVDDVLVCIPLPGACRYRVSTGVPPELSTAAPTGADAVVHGLEGGRAPELRHIQAVVDRMSPQPATASALRWSSVFRISHRLVDRYGRGRVFVAGDAAHIHPPTGAQGMNTGIQDAWNLAWKLALAVEGAGAPGLLASYDAERRPVGEEVVGRTVRQAAEGVQADPEDADTLMMRQAQLLVGYRGSPLVQAADPEGGGAGPRAGDRAPDCGGLSGHIAAYPMRLYDLLRGREHVLLLYGPGPEPDGLAELASVVRGHAPGRVEVCAILAEAGPGAAAGRAAPVPVYRDGRGEFARMYEVREPAAFVVRPDGYLGARLCPPTFSGLASHFSTVFGSGS, encoded by the coding sequence ATGGTGCACAGCGCGGCAGCGGCCGCGGACGTCCTGGTGGCGGGCGCCGGCCCGGTGGGGCTGACCGCGGCCGCCGAACTCAGGCGGCGCGGGATCTCCTGCCGGATCGTCGACCGGCTCCCGGCGCGGCTGCCGTACGCCAAGGCCGTGGGGATCCAGCCGCGGACCCTGGAGATCTGGGACCGGATGGGCTTCGTCCGGGCCGCGCTGGAGGCGGCCGTCCCGATGCGCGGACAGCTGACGTACGTGAACGGGGTGGAACAGCCACGGCTGGACCTGGTGCTGCCGCCCGAGGTCCCGTACCGCTTCGCCGCGCTGCCCCAGTACGAGACCGAGCGGATCATCGAGGGGTTCCTGGAGGGGTTCGGGACGCAGGTCGAGCGGGGCAGCGAGCTGGTGTCGTTCGTGCAGGACGCCGACGGGGTGACCTGCCGGCTCACCACTCCCGCCGGGGACGAGGAGGTCCGTACCCGGTTCCTGGTGGGCTGCGACGGCGCGCACAGCGTGGTCCGCAAGGGGCTCGGCCTGGCTTTCGAGGGCGGCGCCTTCCCCGAGGAGTACATGCTCGCCGACGTGGAGCTCGACTGGGACCTGCCGTACGGGTACGCGGTGCGGGCCATGCACCACGATGCCGGGGGCGCCGTCGACGACGTGCTGGTCTGCATCCCGCTGCCGGGCGCCTGCCGCTACCGGGTGTCGACGGGGGTGCCTCCCGAGCTCTCCACCGCCGCCCCGACGGGCGCGGACGCGGTGGTGCACGGGCTGGAGGGCGGCCGGGCGCCGGAACTCCGTCACATCCAGGCCGTGGTGGACCGGATGTCCCCGCAGCCGGCCACGGCGTCGGCGCTGCGCTGGTCCTCCGTGTTCCGGATCAGCCACCGGCTGGTGGACCGGTACGGGCGGGGCCGGGTCTTCGTGGCCGGGGACGCGGCGCACATCCATCCGCCGACCGGGGCGCAGGGCATGAACACCGGGATCCAGGACGCCTGGAACCTGGCCTGGAAGCTGGCGCTGGCCGTGGAGGGCGCCGGCGCTCCCGGTCTGCTCGCGAGTTACGACGCCGAGCGGCGGCCGGTGGGCGAGGAGGTCGTCGGCCGTACGGTGCGGCAGGCCGCCGAGGGCGTCCAGGCCGATCCGGAGGACGCGGACACGCTGATGATGCGCCAGGCCCAGTTGCTCGTCGGCTACCGCGGCAGCCCCCTCGTCCAGGCGGCGGATCCGGAAGGCGGCGGGGCCGGGCCGCGGGCCGGGGACCGGGCGCCGGACTGCGGCGGCCTCTCCGGGCACATCGCCGCGTATCCGATGCGGCTGTACGACCTGCTGCGCGGGCGCGAGCACGTGCTGCTGCTGTACGGGCCGGGCCCGGAGCCGGACGGCCTCGCCGAGCTCGCCTCCGTCGTACGCGGCCACGCGCCGGGCCGGGTCGAGGTGTGCGCGATCCTCGCCGAGGCCGGTCCCGGGGCCGCGGCCGGCCGGGCGGCCCCGGTGCCCGTGTACCGGGACGGCCGGGGCGAGTTCGCCCGGATGTACGAGGTGCGGGAGCCGGCGGCGTTCGTGGTGCGGCCGGACGGCTACCTGGGGGCCAGGCTGTGCCCGCCGACCTTCTCGGGGCTCGCCTCCCACTTCTCCACGGTGTTCGGCTCCGGGAGCTGA
- a CDS encoding DUF4386 domain-containing protein, with protein sequence MSSTRRTAVVTGVLFLVTEVAAIAGLVLYGPVLHDAGYVLGPGSDARVFLGALCEFVLALAVIGTGVALYPVVKRQNEGAALGYVCGRLLEAAVILVGVISVLSVVTLRRNSAATPGADTPSLVTAADTLVAVHDWTFLFGPNFVLGANTLVLAALMYRSRLVPRPLAVLGLAGGALICASATAVLFGLYEQVSDTGTLAALPVFAWEVGLAVWLLAKGFTGPAQLPEPNTVEKWEASPEKVGGHSLAPR encoded by the coding sequence ATGAGTTCGACCAGAAGGACCGCGGTCGTCACCGGGGTGTTGTTCCTCGTCACCGAGGTCGCCGCGATCGCCGGGCTCGTGCTGTACGGCCCCGTGCTGCACGACGCCGGATACGTCCTCGGCCCCGGCTCCGACGCCCGGGTGTTCCTCGGGGCGCTGTGCGAGTTCGTCCTCGCGCTGGCCGTCATCGGCACCGGGGTCGCCCTGTACCCGGTCGTCAAACGGCAGAACGAGGGCGCGGCGCTCGGCTACGTCTGCGGGCGGCTGCTGGAGGCCGCCGTCATCCTCGTCGGCGTCATCAGCGTGCTGTCGGTGGTGACGCTGCGCAGGAACTCCGCGGCGACGCCGGGCGCAGACACCCCGTCCCTGGTCACGGCCGCCGACACGCTGGTGGCGGTGCACGACTGGACGTTCCTCTTCGGGCCGAACTTCGTCCTCGGCGCGAACACCCTGGTCCTGGCCGCCCTGATGTACCGCTCACGGCTCGTGCCGCGGCCCCTCGCCGTGCTCGGCCTCGCCGGCGGCGCGCTGATCTGCGCCTCGGCGACCGCCGTGCTGTTCGGCCTCTACGAGCAGGTCTCGGACACCGGAACGCTCGCCGCCCTCCCGGTGTTCGCCTGGGAGGTGGGCCTGGCGGTGTGGCTGCTCGCCAAGGGGTTCACCGGCCCCGCTCAGCTCCCGGAGCCGAACACCGTGGAGAAGTGGGAGGCGAGCCCCGAGAAGGTCGGCGGGCACAGCCTGGCCCCCAGGTAG
- a CDS encoding TetR/AcrR family transcriptional regulator C-terminal domain-containing protein, with protein MTRRPEAAPRAPLSRDRVLRAAVELADGIGIEALSMRRLAQELGVVPMALYKHVANKEQLLDGMVETVVGGIGLPASGPDWRGAVRHRILSARAALLGHPWAAQVIRSRSGPTPAILAHLDSVIGLFRAGGFSVDLTHHVMHALGGRVLGFTQEVFDAAPDPDPAARPAMPPEAAAAYPHVAELAGAAAHDGDSVVGGGCDDQFEFEFALDLLLDGFERLRLQGWTSGARRAGGGLIA; from the coding sequence ATGACCCGCCGACCGGAGGCGGCGCCCCGGGCGCCCCTGAGCAGGGACCGGGTGCTGCGCGCCGCCGTGGAGCTGGCCGACGGCATCGGGATCGAGGCGCTGAGCATGCGCCGGCTCGCCCAGGAGCTGGGCGTGGTGCCGATGGCGCTCTACAAGCACGTCGCCAACAAGGAGCAGCTCCTCGACGGCATGGTGGAGACCGTCGTGGGCGGCATCGGGCTCCCGGCCTCCGGGCCGGACTGGCGGGGCGCGGTCCGGCATCGGATCCTCTCCGCGCGCGCCGCGCTGCTGGGGCATCCCTGGGCGGCCCAGGTGATCCGCTCGCGCAGCGGTCCCACCCCGGCGATCCTCGCCCACCTGGACTCGGTGATCGGCCTGTTCCGCGCCGGGGGCTTCTCGGTCGACCTCACCCACCACGTGATGCACGCGCTGGGCGGGCGCGTCCTGGGGTTCACCCAGGAGGTGTTCGACGCCGCCCCGGACCCGGATCCGGCGGCGCGGCCGGCGATGCCGCCGGAGGCCGCGGCGGCCTATCCCCACGTCGCGGAGCTGGCCGGAGCCGCGGCGCACGACGGCGACTCCGTGGTGGGCGGCGGCTGCGACGACCAGTTCGAGTTCGAGTTCGCACTGGACCTGCTCCTCGACGGTTTCGAACGCCTGCGCCTGCAGGGCTGGACCTCGGGCGCCCGGCGAGCCGGGGGTGGCCTGATCGCGTAG
- a CDS encoding L-threonylcarbamoyladenylate synthase, translating into MAKYFDVHPENPQQRTIGSVAESIRSGALVAYPTDSCYALGCQLGNRDGLARIRSIRNLDDRHHFTLVCQDFAQLGQLVQVDNDVFRAIKASTPGSYTFILPATKEVPRQLLHPKKKTVGVRIPDHAVTQALLAELGEPLLSSTLLLPDEPEPLTQGWEIKERLDYLVDIVVDSGDCGTEPTTVIDFSGGEAEIVRRGAGDTTRFE; encoded by the coding sequence ATGGCCAAGTACTTCGACGTGCACCCCGAGAACCCCCAGCAGCGCACCATCGGCAGTGTCGCTGAAAGCATCCGCTCCGGCGCGCTCGTCGCGTACCCGACGGACTCCTGCTACGCGTTGGGCTGCCAGCTCGGCAACCGTGACGGCCTCGCCCGGATCCGGTCCATCCGCAATCTCGACGACCGTCACCACTTCACCCTGGTGTGCCAGGACTTCGCCCAGCTGGGCCAGTTGGTGCAGGTCGACAATGACGTGTTCCGTGCGATCAAGGCGTCCACGCCCGGCAGTTACACCTTCATCCTCCCCGCGACGAAGGAAGTGCCGCGCCAGCTGCTGCACCCCAAGAAGAAGACGGTCGGCGTACGGATCCCCGACCACGCGGTGACGCAGGCCCTGCTCGCCGAGCTCGGCGAGCCGCTGCTGTCCAGCACCCTGCTCCTGCCGGACGAGCCGGAGCCGCTGACGCAGGGCTGGGAGATCAAGGAGCGCCTCGACTACCTCGTGGACATCGTGGTCGACTCGGGCGACTGCGGGACCGAGCCGACCACCGTCATCGACTTCTCCGGCGGCGAGGCCGAGATCGTGCGGCGCGGGGCCGGGGACACCACGCGGTTCGAGTGA
- a CDS encoding ribonuclease domain-containing protein, with protein MRIPPRFLTLVGAAAVAGALLGGPAASATPAPASAPVPAAAAAAAAVGSVCYSALPSQAHDTLDLIDQGGPFPYSQDGVVFQNRERLLPLHGTGYYHEYTVITPGSPTRGARRIITGQQWEEDYYTADHYASFRKVNFGC; from the coding sequence ATGAGAATCCCCCCACGCTTCCTGACCCTCGTCGGCGCGGCCGCAGTCGCCGGCGCCCTCCTCGGCGGACCGGCCGCCTCGGCCACCCCCGCGCCCGCCTCCGCGCCCGTCCCCGCGGCGGCCGCCGCCGCGGCCGCGGTCGGCAGCGTCTGCTACTCGGCACTGCCCTCCCAGGCGCACGACACCCTCGACCTCATCGACCAGGGCGGGCCGTTCCCCTACTCCCAGGACGGCGTCGTCTTCCAGAACCGCGAGCGGCTGCTGCCCCTCCACGGCACCGGTTACTACCACGAGTACACGGTCATCACCCCGGGTTCGCCCACCCGAGGGGCGCGCCGGATCATCACCGGACAGCAGTGGGAAGAGGACTACTACACCGCCGACCACTACGCCTCGTTCCGCAAGGTCAACTTCGGCTGCTGA
- a CDS encoding maltokinase N-terminal cap-like domain-containing protein, whose amino-acid sequence MAVVHRTTMTPGKLELLAAWLPAQPWYRAPGAGTSPRPARAGGFRLDDPQGEVGIEFMAVSDGAGDRQVTYLVPLTYRGAPLEGAQEALIGTSEHGVLGSRWIYDGTHDPVLVERLYALVRGEAVPQAQSESDTPDPTVTGWSAETAHPGPASILGVSGGPDSTDVLVRTPAGKLTLSVRRVLRPVPDREDGAEPLLGHVTAEWTLADGTRARGRYAVVTP is encoded by the coding sequence ATGGCAGTCGTCCACCGGACCACGATGACCCCCGGCAAGCTGGAGCTGCTCGCCGCCTGGCTTCCCGCCCAGCCCTGGTACCGGGCCCCCGGCGCGGGGACCTCCCCCCGGCCGGCCCGGGCCGGGGGTTTCCGGCTCGACGACCCGCAGGGCGAGGTCGGGATCGAGTTCATGGCGGTCTCCGACGGCGCGGGAGACCGGCAGGTCACGTACCTCGTGCCCCTCACGTACCGCGGCGCGCCGCTGGAGGGGGCGCAGGAGGCCCTCATCGGTACCTCCGAGCACGGGGTGCTCGGAAGCCGCTGGATCTACGACGGGACCCACGACCCGGTCCTCGTCGAGCGGTTGTACGCGCTCGTACGGGGCGAGGCGGTGCCGCAGGCGCAGAGCGAGAGCGACACCCCCGACCCGACCGTCACGGGGTGGTCCGCGGAGACGGCCCACCCGGGCCCGGCCTCGATCCTCGGCGTGTCCGGCGGGCCGGACTCGACCGACGTGCTCGTGCGGACCCCGGCCGGGAAGCTGACCCTCTCCGTACGGCGCGTCCTGCGGCCCGTACCGGACCGGGAGGACGGCGCCGAGCCGCTGCTGGGCCACGTCACGGCGGAGTGGACCCTGGCGGACGGCACCAGGGCGCGCGGCCGGTACGCGGTGGTCACGCCCTAG
- a CDS encoding DUF6296 family protein, translating into MSSERYELVFSEGPDTAEDVVVVTATGQAGPGGHPVYADASGIVRAEISDQEEVRVLASGGGQDPARVVRVRALP; encoded by the coding sequence ATGAGTTCCGAGCGCTACGAGCTGGTGTTTTCCGAGGGCCCGGACACGGCCGAGGACGTGGTCGTGGTGACGGCCACCGGCCAGGCCGGGCCGGGCGGCCACCCCGTCTACGCGGACGCCTCCGGCATCGTCCGCGCGGAGATCAGCGACCAGGAAGAGGTGCGCGTCCTCGCCTCCGGCGGTGGCCAGGACCCGGCCCGCGTGGTACGCGTCCGGGCGCTGCCCTGA